The following are encoded together in the Pygocentrus nattereri isolate fPygNat1 chromosome 3, fPygNat1.pri, whole genome shotgun sequence genome:
- the si:dkey-79d12.4 gene encoding uncharacterized protein si:dkey-79d12.4: MRKVAMEIVFEKTVGNEVDAELELQQVVNAITQRTQGTCIVPKHYNLQEDSSEEDDLTPGHTLQEGSGDCMCCVCGETFAFLNNLIEHFSVHKDEVRCHLCQVTFTRVISLALHLENAHPKYHLYCKSCKISFLNTWHMNQHMEKHLEMFQNCKVEEPDDLMSSCSMKHKSVDEDVEEVVIEKEEVEIMYLKEEEEEKEVVLRKMQETKEDDSEANLWECAPIEEDIIKEEDEENVEIKEESDSSLLDDSVYSPARYLNLDSDTDAAFCMSSDSNSDAPVNGLPRLLRKSQGLRTRSIQQRQTCTNTNEKPRETKETSTTKTTEEDQIAYTILRDHNYFCTHSLGNPCGSDQAPAYNTRSSARFNTDSAKNISNATLHAFNNEEDTMDCKDDQQEKVEVVVLRTMPRREDTNHKGRAILQATYEKVFKIQKLGNMPSNTEQEPPRRSSVSSSTSAALELAQLELDIKVEDDSEDNLWECAPIEEDILKEEDEENVEIKEESDSSLLDDSVYSPEKDMNSDSDSDAASCITSDNNVTVPTNILQRLLGKSKGLRTRNAQQRQTFTNTNEKPVSSVEVIVGPELGSSNEKLLSSGNVSTGPEPNTSIEKPFGSFKVVAGSEPSTSTEKPLSSVKFIAGPEPSSIKGSQICSLFTCYMCGVTCGSDQLLQKHQAEIHPLTKYVCSACLLVFPNQTSFTKHACCTRVPSGQIPTPAKIANTVKSPSTMILKFVPSPAVGVPSKQPLNNGCSQAVSSLNVIYSNNLINVVDTSQKHGTLSASTIPVLPDKPSYTQTAPVQVSATMMLNSEQKVKSLVLKGQDPASSFTTSTQDKTGPVQVLIPASSSASMKPREVVLQGVVLPQQRPVRVPVCTSSPVSLSASNQSKVALRIPTYPTTSTNVTVSFSPTPVQFPTPALVSASSMKTLPLSTSQRLPGNVRPVTVPLTQSVPAPVASAASTQAHVMAPIQSSINLEGSCSTSSPVQVPPSSENHVKIVAMFVNQSQELVIQKRLRQSWHSKTIFPCRHCGAIARQPSLGIRHRYQHRGPRLHRCQCGRTFQRQLHLLRHQVQHAEAMRYVCAACGQTFQGTHHLASHKRKVFFRFRPSDMKKGTRRECRNVFHCDCGQAFARSSALLWHMLKNSKSSKRFKKLLLI, from the exons ATGAGGAAGGTTGCCATGGAAATTGTGTTTGAGAAGACAGTGGGGAACGAGGTTGATGCTGAACTGGAGCTACAGCAAGTTGTGAACGCTATTACGCAACGGACTCAA GGCACCTGTATTGTTCCAAAGCATTACAACCTTCAAGAGGATtccagtgaggaggatgatctCACCCCAGGACACACTCTTCAGGAAGGCTCCGGAGATtgtatgtgctgtgtgtgtggtgaaacTTTCGCTTTCCTCAACAACCTTATTGAGCACTTCAGTGTGCACAAAGATGAGGTGCGCTGTCACTTGTGTCAGGTGACGTTCACTCGCGTAATCTCATTGGCTTTGCACCTGGAAAATGCCCATCCTAAGTACCATCTTTACTGTAAAAGCTGCAAAATCAGTTTTCTTAATACGTGGCATATGAACCAACACATGGAAAAACATCttgaaatgtttcaaaactGCAAAGTTGAGGAACCTGACGATCTGATGTCATCTTGCTCAATGAAACATAAGTCTGTGGATGAGGATGTGGAGGAGGTCGTCATTGAGAAAGAGGAGGTGGAAATAATGTACttgaaggaggaagaggaagagaaggaggtTGTATTGAGGAAGATGCAGGAGACAAAGGAAGATGACAGTGAGGCTAACCTTTGGGAGTGTGCACCTATTGAGGAAGATATAATAAAGGAAGAAGATGAGGAAAATGTTGAGATCAAGGAGGAAAGTGACTCTTCTCTCTTAGATGATTCAGTATACTCCCCTGCGAGGTATCTGAACTTGGATTCAGATACAGATGCAGCATTTTGCATGTCCTCAGACAGCAATAGCGACGCCCCAGTGAATGGTTTGCCAAGATTACTTCGCAAATCACAGGGTTTAAGGACCAGGAGCATCCAACAGAGGCAGACTTGTACAAACACTAATGAGAAGCCAAGGGAGACGAAGGAAACCAGCACTACAAAGACCACAGAGGAGGATCAAATAGCGTACACAATCTTGAGGGATCATAATTACTTTTGCACACACAGCCTCGGAAATCCCTGTGGTTCAGATCAAGCACCTGCATACAACACTCGCAGTTCTGCCAGGTTCAATACAGACAGTGCTAAAAACATTAGCAACGCAactttacatgcatttaataatgaAGAAGACACTATGGATTGTAAGGACGACCAGCAGGAGAAGGTTGAAGTTGTGGTGCTTCGCACTATGCCACGGAGAGAGGACACAAATCATAAAGGTAGAGCCATATTGCAGGCAACATATGAAAAGGTGTTCAAAATCCAAAAGCTGGGGAATATGCCCAGTAACACAGAACAAGAACCCCCTCGCAGGTCCTCAGTTTCTTCCTCTACCTCAGCTGCATTGGAGCTGGCGCAGCTGGAGCTTGACATCAAGGTGGAGGATGACAGTGAGGATAACCTTTGGGAGTGTGCGCCCATTGAGGAGGATATTCTAAAGGAAGAGGATGAGGAAAATGTTGAAATCAAGGAAGAAAGTGACTCTTCGCTTCTAGATGATTCAGTATATTCCCCAGAGAAAGATATGAActctgattcagattcagatgcAGCATCTTGCATAACCTCAGACAACAATGTCACTGTCCCAACGAATATTTTACAAAGATTACTTGGCAAATCAAAAGGTTTAAGGACCAGGAATGCCCAACAGAGACAAACTTTTACAAACACTAATGAGAAgccagtcagttctgtagaagTCATTGTAGGTCCTGAACTTGGCTCATCTAATGAGAAACTACTCAGTTCTGGAAACGTCAGTACAGGTCCTGAACCCAACACATCTATTGAGAAACCATTTGGTTCTTTTAAAGTCGTTGCAGGTTCTGAACCCAGCACATCTACTGAGAAACCACTCAGTTCTGTGAAATTCATTGCAGGTCCAGAACCCAGTTCAATTAAAGGCTCTCAGATTTGTAGTTTGTTCACATGTTACATGTGCGGGGTAACATGTGGGAGTGATCAGTTGCTGCAGAAACATCAGGCTGAGATCCACCCCTTAACGAAGTATGTCTGCTCAGCCTGCCTCTTAGTGTTTCCCAACCAGACCTCTTTCACAAAGCATGCTTGTTGTACCAGGGTGCCCAGCGGCCAGATCCCTACTCCGGCCAAGATTGCAAACACGGTCAAAAGTCCCTCGACGATGATTCTAAAATTTGTGCCTTCACCTGCTGTTGGAGTGCCTTCTAAGCAACCCCTCAACAATGGCTGTAGTCAGGCCGTTTCCTCCCTGAATGTCATCTACTCCAACAACCTCATTAACGTTGTTGACACATCGCAGAAACATGGCACCTTGTCTGCTTCCACGATACCTGTGTTGCCTGACAAGCCATCCTATACCCAAACAGCTCCAGTGCAGGTGAGTGCCACTATGATGTTAAACAGTGAACAGAAGGTGAAGAGTTTGGTTTTAAAGGGGCAGGACCCTGCAAGTTCTTTTACTACTTCTACTCAGGACAAGACTGGACCAGTGCAGGTGTTGATCCCTGCTTCCTCTTCAGCCAGCATGAAGCCAAGAGAAGTTGTTTTACAAGGCGTTGTCCTGCCTCAGCAACGCCCAGTTCGTGTTCCTGTCTGTACATCCTCACCTGTATCTCTCTCGGCATCTAATCAGTCCAAGGTTGCTCTCCGTATCCCTACATATCCCACTACTTCTACAAACGTTACTGTATCTTTCTCCCCTACGCCTGTCCAGTTTCCTACACCTGCACTTGTTTCGGCTAGCAGTATGAAGACACTACCTCTTTCTACAAGCCAGAGACTTCCAGGAAATGTCAGACCTGTCACAGTCCCTTTAACCCAGTCTGTTCCTGCTCCTGTCGCTAGTGCAGCATCCACCCAAGCCCATGTCATGGCCCCCATACAATCCAGTATTAACCTTGAGGGATCATGCAGCACCTCTTCCCCAGTCCAAGTCCCCCCATCTTCTGAAAACCACGTAAAGATAGTTGCCATGTTTGTTAATCAAAGCCAGGAGCTGGTGATTCAGAAGCGTCTACGGCAGAGCTGGCACTCCAAGACCATCTTCCCGTGCCGTCACTGTGGTGCCATTGCCAGACAGCCTTCACTGGGCATCCGGCACCGCTATCAGCACCGGGGGCCACGCTTGCATAGGTGCCAGTGTGGAAGGACCTTCCAGCGGCAGCTGCATTTGCTGCGTCATCAGGTGCAGCATGCCGAAGCCATGCGGTATGTGTGTGCAGCTTGTGGACAAACATTCCAAGGGACTCATCATTTGGCCAGCCACAAGCGGAAGGTGTTCTTTAGGTTTAGGCCATCAGACATGAAAAAGGGTACCAGACGAGAATGCAGGAACGTGTTTCATTGTGACTGTGGACAGGCTTTTGCGAGATCTTCTGCCTTACTGTGGCATATGCTTAAAAACTCCAAATCCAGCAAACGCTTTAAAAAATTGTTGCTGATTTAG